From Anopheles darlingi chromosome 2, idAnoDarlMG_H_01, whole genome shotgun sequence, the proteins below share one genomic window:
- the LOC125949382 gene encoding uncharacterized protein LOC125949382 — translation MVLFNIWIGVLFAILSIPEIFALSLKSIRIPSYKFRSESALLECHYELNGQRLGRGSSESGSRRHHGYHTEHQAESFEEEEKLYSIKWYKDNEEFYRYVPSASQPIKSYKIEGIRVDPNHSDGSKVLLRGLTLKSSGVYRCEISAEAPSFDSVQGEGRMDVIYVPKDGPHISDAGQKSYHVGETMELNCTSGRSYPAATLQWYLNDVLVTDSNNIIHYPPVHNQHGLITTLTGLNMVVNQRHYVDDTIRIKCVASLSPVLWKGGQESILQWEQPTIDNRVAMLLVKSNATVPS, via the exons ATGGTGCTGTTTAATATTTGGATAGGAGTATTATTTGCAATTTTATCCATCCCAG aGATATTCGCACTAAGCCTAAAATCTATCAGGATTCCATCTTACAAGTTTCGTAGTGAATCGGCTCTGCTCGAATGTCATTATGAGCTAAACGGCCAACGGTTAGGTCGTGGATCATCTGAGTCTGGCAGCCGACGGCATCATGGTTACCACACAGAACATCAGGCTGAatcgtttgaagaagaagaaaaactatATTCTATTAAGTGGTATAAGGATAACGAAGAGTTCTACCGTTATGTGCCATCGGCGTCGCAGCCGATAAAGAGTTATAAAATCGAGGGTATCCGCGTCGACCCAAATCACTCCGATGGTTCGAAGGTACTGTTGCGTGGTCTAACGCTTAAGTCCTCCGGTGTGTATCGATGCGAAATCTCAGCCGAAGCACCAAGCTTTGATTCGGTCCAGGGAGAGGGTCGAATGGATGTGATAT ACGTCCCAAAGGACGGACCACACATATCAGATGCTGGACAAAAGAGCTACCATGTCGGGGAAACTATGGAGTTGAACTGTACTTCTGGACGCTCATACCCCGCTGCCACTCTCCAATGGTACCTCAATGATGTTCTGGTGACGGATTCGAATAATATCATCCATTACCCACCGGTGCATAACCAGCACGGACTTATCACCACGCTCACAGGGCTGAACATGGTGGTTAACCAGCGGCACTACGTCGATGACACAATACGTATAAAGTGTGTAGCCAGTTTGTCACCGGTACTGTGGAAGGGCGGTCAGGAGAGTATCCTCCAATGGGAGCAACCCACCATTGATAATCGCGTCGCTATGCTGCTTG ttaAAAGTAACGCTACAGTACCAAGCTGA